The Tripterygium wilfordii isolate XIE 37 chromosome 21, ASM1340144v1, whole genome shotgun sequence genome segment AACGTCACTAGGGAAGACAAATCCCTGTATCCAAACCAAAGATATATATCACACAGATTGTTCGGCACAAACTTCTAGGAATGAGtcttataatttgaaaaaataaaactgGAAAGGAAACTAACATACCTTAACAACAATTTGAACAAGATCACCCGAGGAGATTACAAGCGTTTCAACCTCAGCCACTTCCATGAAAACTCCACTACTTTTACCCCTTCTCGTCATCCTAGCTTTTTTTAATACAATACCTAAGAAACCATAGGCTAAGCTTATATACTACTCAAAatgctaaaaatgaaaaaaaaattaaacattgACTACAGTTCTTCAGCTAGGCTCTCTGCTATGATGTGAAACATGAAAGGGAAACCTAATGAGatgtataattatttgtttCTAATCCATAAAGTTGAAAAAACAACTCAACAAAACGAGTCACCTCAGCGGGTTCAACTCCTGAAAACAGTCtacgtacatcttgcatgtcccaaTGCTGCCCACTGCGGGCGCTGGAGTTGTTtatgttgtttgtatttttagAAATACACAGCTCAAGCGACAGCCTAACATAATTATTTAATATCACGAACGATGATCAAAAGGGGGTTCTTTCCATTTTGTGGTAATAGATCTTGCATAAGTtcccataaaaaagaaaattgttgttGTCCATTTTCATGATTTACTTCGTTTATGTTACTAAGTTTTCGTTGCAAACTAACAAGCCAGctaaggaaaagaagaaagtacGACACGCCAACCCATGTCAAAAAATCCAATCTGATCCTATCAATTCCAACACAATAAAATCAAATCttcacaaaaatcaaaacccagatACAATTATACTCAGAAATAGAACCCATGAATAATATTGGATCAACAATAAAAACCCAGATTCCAAAACCAATTGAAACCCGCAGAATGTCAGAAAGAACGCACCAAATTCCTTGTCAACAGAAGTTGTGTGGAAGATTCCAGAGAATACAGAGCCATCCTTCACTTGCACATCCACTGGAAATCCAATCATGCACAGAGTAACATAAAGCAAAGCCTCGTTCAGTGAAGCCTCCTCCTCTCCTCTGTTCAACCTCCCCATCTCTTTTTCCAAATTGATATACGCCTCTCTGTAATGAACTCTTTATAAAAGTTACTACGTTGAAGGTGTGAGGAGAGATCTGAAAGCACTTATAATAATAACGATTCGAGGGAATTGGAACGTAAAGGAAGATGCTTTTTCGCGGCTTTGTCTCCGGAGTTTAACGGAGCCTTTGCTTAGCACATGAAACAGGGTTTTGGCATGccttttattcaattttttccaaaaataataatttaaaagatGAATTTAACTTGTAAATATCAATATATTATTAGTACAGTTTAATCACTTTAATCATCTTTTAATTACTGGAATTtattactattttttattttgtagccCAATATTCGTGTGAAACACACTTGATAATGCCATGTAAAAAAATGTATTTAGTAGAAATGTAAATACATGTGGtcagatgataaaaaaaatgaacgaTATTACTAGATATAAGTTAGAAGTAACACCAATTGAATATGAGTAACGgaaaaattatttcaatatgGTATAAGTATGAATAATGTAAAAATAGCATTGAGAAGAATCGAGGTAGTAAAAAAAAGATATAGATTTAGTATGAGTTGACGAAAGTATGACATTTTAAaatgaaacaacaaaaataagaacACATAGTAGATTACCATTGATTTTCTCACAGTCATTGAATCGATtccaaacttttgagataaagacgtggatgacaatgccaaacGATTGTTCACTGCTGTCATGTACTCATGTTATTGTTGTTCTTGTTGGGCCGCAATCAATGTCCATAGGCCAGTACATATTTGCGCTGCCAAATCTCAGAATGGAAGCCCACTGGGCCACAGGCCCATATGTCTGACATTCGGCCCATTCTGTAtttccaataaaataaatatatatagtaatattAAGTccaataaaaccttaaaccctgTAAATCTTCCTTCTCTGTTCCGCTTTAAGAAGCAAAGCACGGCAGTCCTGAAGTCGACGATGAAGAAACCGAAATCTAGTCGCTCGCGCAAGCAAACGCGCTTGTCAGAGGCAGAAGAAATCGAGTTCCTGAACAACTGGATCGAATCCCAAAAACCCGACTCGGGATCCAATCCCATGGCTCTGCTTCCACCGCCGCGAAACGGTGAGGGAACTTCCTTCCCGCGGTACGCGGGGTCAATTTGGTTTCATAGGCTTCCGCTCTCGAAGAAAACCAAGGATGGATTGAGGCGCGGCGGATTCGTTTCGATGGAAGACGTGCAGAGAGCCTCACTCCCTCACGCGCTCTGTGGCAGGGACATTCTCGGTGCTGCCCAAACTGGGTCTGGCAAGACCCTCGCTTTCATTATACCGGTGAGATTGTAGGTTTTGGGTTTCATTTGTGTCTGTGGGTTTGCTTTGCTTTCACCCCCTCCGTTATAGTAATGTCGGAAAACATGTTTTTATGTATTTAAAGCTCTTCAAAAATAACCGAGTAGAGCAATTTTTGTGTTATTATTTATGGAAAACATGCGTTGATATTAGGTTTTGGAGAAGTTGTACCGAGAGAGATGGGGTCCGGAGGATGGGGTGGGGTGCATTATACTGTCCCCCTTGAGGGAGTTAGCTGCTCAGCTTTTTGATGTACTGAAAGCTGTTGGGAGGTTCCACAATTTTAGTGCTGGGCTCCTAATTGGTGGTCGTGGTGAGAAGTTTATTGACGCAGAGAAGGAGCATGTGAATGAACTGAACATATTGGTTTGCACTCCCGGACGGCTTTTGCAGCATATGGATGAAAcggaaaattttgattgctccAACCTTCAGgtcaacattttttttcctccaaaattTTGTTGGTTTTGATCTTTGGATTTCTTTTATTTCCTCAAAATAGGCGTGGAGGAAACAAATAGGGTATACTATTGTTCCTTTTTGGTTTATCATAAGTCTGATTGGTGGTCCTGTAGGAGTATGAGATGTCAGGCATATTTTGTTATACCATGTGAACTTGCTGGCATCCACCTGGTGTTTGGTTGTGGCTTTTTGATCAATTATAGAGTTTTATACATATCATGTGGTATAAGGTCTGCGTAATTCTTTCTGTCCCTGACTTCGCGCACTTCGTGAGCCTTGTGCAGTTGTGCATAGAGTTGTTTAGATATAGAGCTTTACCCGTCTTTGTTTACTTAACAACATTTCTTTATAAGCAACATACTGAAGGCCTTTATTCCATGTTTTTCCAGTACATTTGTTTGGTTGGTAGATAGGTAGTCAGATGCATATACTTGCATGTAATTTCTATTTGGTTCGACGTCAACATCACATAatcgttttcttttttcttggctGTTAATTGTGGTGGAATTTTACTGGCTAGGAAACAGGTGTTAGTCCTTGATGAGGCAGACCGTATTCTTGATAAAGGCTTCGAGAAAACGGTAAATGCAATTATTTCACAGCTTCCAAAGAAAAGACAGACCTTGCTTTTCTCTGCAACTCAAACAAAATCGGTTAAAGATCTTGCGAGGCTTAGCTTGAAGGACCCAGAATATCTCAGCGTTCATGAGGAATCTGCGACCGCCACTCCCTCTCAGTTGAAGCAGACTGCAATGATCGTTCCCCTTGACAAAAAATTAGACATGCTATGGAGCTTTATAAAGGCCCATGCTCAATCGAAGATTCTTGTATTTCTTTCAAGCTGCAAACAGGTAACTTGGGACCActttcttttgtatttgactTTGTGGCCTTGATATTCTTCTTCCCATTATAGCCTTTGATCGGTGGAGCTTCGTGATCTTGTCAATGTAGTGTCAGCCGGTTGCATGGTTTATGGTTTATTGTTTTATGTGGAGACAGTTGTCGCAAATTGCAATCCAGGCTTATTTTGGTccctttttttaatattgagTTGTTATATCTTAGGTTAAGTTTGTCTTTGAAGCATTCAAAAAACTACGGCCTGGGGTACCATTGAAGTGTCTTCATGGAAGGATGAGTCAGGAGAGAAGGATGGGAATATATTCTCAGTTTTGTGAGCAGCATTCTGTTCTCTTCTCAACTGACGTGGTCTCTAGAGGTCTTGATTTTAACaaggccattgattgggttgtCCAGGTAATTTAAAGGGTGTTGATAGAACTTAGAACTTAGAAGCATAAAACATTTCTCAATGACCTGGATTTTATCTTTATCTTGTTTTTGTAGATGGACTGCCCAGAAGATGTTGAAGCATACATACATAGAGTTGGTCGTACTGCTCGCCGTAATGCTGAGGGGAAGtcagttttgtttttgatgccttcagaaaagaaaatgctTGAAAAATTAGAAGCAGCAAAAATACCCATTCGTCTAACTAAGGTAAAAAATTTGCATACAAAGTGGATTCTTTCTGGGTTTTTCTTCTGATTTTATGATCAAGAATCTATATAAGCATGTAACCCACTCATATGCTAAATGTTTCAGGCCAATACAAAGCGACTGCAACCAGTTTCTGGTTTGTTGGCAGCTTTACTAGTCAAGCATAAAGATATGCAGCCTTTGGCTCAAAGGGCTTTCATCACATATTTGCGGTCTATACACATTCAGAAAGATAAAGAGATATTTGATCTAACACAGCTTCCTATTGATGAGTTCTCTGCTTCATTGGGTCTCCCTATGACCCCCAAAGTTCGGTTTTTGGACCGGAAAATGAAAAGCAAGGAATTATCGGGAAAATCATCTCTTCTTGAATTAGAGAATTCTCACAAGGAGCACATTTCACAGATTCCTCGAGAGGAGTTGCCTATTGATGACTTCACAGAAGAAAAGTTGGACATGGATTTCCTTCTCTCGAAAGACACCCAGAATGAGGTCGAAGGAAAAGCAAATGAAACAGGAAATTACATGTAAGTGACTTTTTTACCACTTTTCATCCACTTGTATATTCTCCTGAGTCAATGCTGTGGGTGACATGGCTTCTGATTCCAGAATGTCTCATTTCCCTCTATTAactcaattcaattcaattcttTCAAGGTCCTCAAAATCATTTGCGAATTTGACCAACATGACTTCATGTCAATCTTAAAAGCTTCTATTGCTTCTGCCTTTCGCAATATATTATGTTGTAAAATTTgacaaaattgatttaattatgCAGGCCAGCAACTCGggttttgaagaagaagaagttgaagaTCAATGTTCATAGACCAGTGGGGACTAGGGTAATCTTTGATGAGGAAGGCAATACACTTCCTCCGCTTGCTAGGGTTGCTGATACAAAAGCTGTCAATGATTCATCTATGCTGGACCTAGGTATATAAGCTTTCATCCTCGAATTGAAATTGTAAAATTGCTGAGCATAGGCTTCATCTGTAGTTGCTGCCAATTCTCTTCCTTGAGGCCTTTTTTTCTCATGGAAATTAGACTGGTgacaattgttttttttggtttttggcaATCTCGCCGTGCATCTCTTCTTTTTCTGCATATTTCCCTATGCTGGTTAATTCTGAATACTCATCCCCAACTGTTGTCCCTGTCTTGTAGATAAGAAACAAGAGTATTATgagaagatgaaggaagaaTTGAAGCAGGTGGACAAAGAAGACAAGCTTGTGTACCGTAAACGACAAAgagataaaaaaattaaggagaagATGAAGTTGAGGAAAGGGATtgcagaggaagaggaagatggaGAGAATGACAATGACCTCTCTGGGTCAGAAGAAGGAGGAACTGTCGGCAGAAGACAGAAGAAACCAAAGAAATATTTTGATAGTGACAGTGAAGATGGCCATGAAGAAAACAAGAAGCAAATGGGTATCGATGCCCCTTCCATCTCCTTGAAACAGCAAGAAGAATTGGCTCTCAAGTTATTAAGTTCCATGCACTCATAAATCCTGCCATGTAAAATATGACTGGCTCTTTGTTTTGAGCTTGTTTTGTAACCTACAATATCATGTTGCTGTAGCCTAATTGTTGAAGCTAAATCAATCAGTTTGAGTGGCATATTGATTGTTGACTGGATATTGTCATCTCATTTCAGTTATCTTTGACTGGTATATTAACCCATTGACGAAATTCAGAGTTTTTAACCCTAGCCAATGCAGTGTCATTCCCCAGACGTTTTTTGCTAGCAGGCTATATTTAAACTGATTTCGCTCCTGGAAGCTCTAATTGTAGTTGATTGGTCTCATAGCAGCCACTAGCCAGCTTTAagggaagttgagcaattgtgaTACAGTTCCCTAAGCTGTCCTCATTCAGTTGTTTAGCAGTCCGAAGGACACAATGGGGGTTTGCGATCCTAAATGATCCTCATTTTACTGAATTTTATGCATCCGGACAGGATTTGAtcagtaggttttttttttagtaagccACAGGATATAACACCACACCCTTTAGTATCAAATCCACACACATACAGGCTTCAGCCGGATCCCAATATATGCGATATCTCAGCAATCTCAGCACACTGAGAAATGATGGGATAAACGCACACTATTTCATATGGATGTCGATTCTTAGGATTTCTGTACACACCCTTTAAGGCAAAACGTAACCACAAAAACTTGCGTGCACACGCACACAACCCACTCCACACCAGAAGGCATCACAGGGAGCCCCCAGCTCCTTGCACAACCACCATGCCATTCAGAACAGACACCACTTCAGTCACAGCCATCTTCCTCTATTGAAACTGCCTGATATAGGCCACCATGACAGCCAGAATATACACGTCATGGTCCCATACAATCTCCATCTATATAAACCACCTGATGAAGTATGACCGTCCTTGGTCCTTCCTTTGCCTATGCATCTGTCATCAAGCTCGTGTTTTTGCTTTCCTTTTAGCCTAACCCTATCTTATGCCAATGGCATGCAACATTTGACAGGAAGTCGAAGATAATTTAGATAACAAGGATTCATAGAGTAGCAATAACTGTAATATCCATACAGCTGTTAATAGTAATTAATTATAGCCTTCAAGAACCAATCTCTCTCACAAAGAGGAAACTACAGGGTTCGATATATCACATCCAAAGCCCTCAAAATTGAAAAGAACATgacaatcaagaaaaaaagatcAAACACAAACTCTAAGCAAGCCCTCGTCAGATACAGAAACAGAAAGTGGCCTAAATTGAATTGGACAAGCTAGCCAAAGCCCTGGGACTTCGTTCAATCAACAGAACCATATCACTGCATGTAGCATAAACACAATCAACATCAGAAGAaagcaataaacaaaaaatattgtatttCAGTCATGTCAGAAGGTATGAGGGACAGAGGGAGCCAACCAACATAATTCAACAACTCTTACCAGATGCATTAGAGAGAAATTACGTAGCACAAGTCAGTCCCTTAAACTTGATTATAAGTTATCCCATAGAGGATGTCGACAGTGCAAAAATTTTGGGGTTTGGATCACTAATTACCTGCTGCGACTGTTGGTAAGCCCCAGGTTGCTGGTAATTACCATATCCTGGATAGCCGCTGTAATACATGCTAGGGTCTTGAGGAGGTGGTGCATATCCATAGGCATCATATCCTTGTGCATATCCATAgtatccaccaccaccaccatactGAGACTGATCCGGCTGAGACTTAAAATCCAATAGGTAAATCAAATAGTTGGATTGGCAAACTAGAAAAGAAGTTGGTGAAAAGAGATGACTACAAACCTGTTTGTTCAAAGGACTGCGTCCCCATGAAAGTCGAATATTTTGCCCTCCCAATGTGACTCCGTTGAGCATTGATAATGCTTGCTCCGCACAAGCTCTGACATAAATCATATAAGGAAAAACAATATGATGGAAGAACTTGgataggaaaagaagaaaaccaaaattATGCCACAAGTAGGTTTACCTGTTcgcaaattgaacaaaaccacaACGCTTTCCTGGGGGTATTTTCACATGAACTAGCTCACCATATTGTGAAAATACTGATTTCAAATGGTCATCTGTAACACTAGAATCCAAACCCCCAACAAATATCTGCAATCAACACAATAGGATTAATTAGGTGCAGGAAGAAACAGATCAGGTTGGCAGTAAAACAAACTACCCACAGTTGTATTATTGGGATCATTTTCACCCTGACTTCCTTGAGTACTCTGGTATGTGGCTGCAAAGGAAAAACACATGTGaatcaatacaataaataagctAAAGTTAAAAATAACTAGGCAGAAGATAgagtaaataaaatatttccAAGTTGCCATCTTGTAGCCTACCATACAGTTCGTACTTCCCCAATATAACGAGATCAATTTAAACAACACTATCAAATTGCCCACAACTGAAGCAAGCaagaaatcaaattcaacaaaacaaaaaccacaAGTTACAGCAATCTTTCTACAATCATGAACCCTCACTGATCCTCAGATGATACAAGAGCTTCAAAGACTGACAATAAAAATTATCAACAAACAACCTCTATAACTACTAAAGACAATCTCCTCCAAAGATACCGCTTTGGGAACCAGCAACAGGTAGATAAAATATAACCAGCAAGAATAAATATTAGGAATCTGAACGATTTTCTTGAAGTGATGAAGATATATAACTATCAGAGATTATAGTATATGAGCATAAATAGCTTTTCAATACATCTAGTGAGCTTGCGAGCTTAAAATGACGAACAACATAAATGCATCGGGGAGACAAAAGAACAAATGCAGCAAGGCACCTAAAAAAGGATAATTATAACACATCATGCACAAATTCATGTGCAGTACCAAAATCCTCAAAAATATTCAAGACCACATATTGCGACGGTGTGGTCTTGAATAAAATATAGCACCCGTTTATCTAAGGAGAAATCATTCTTACTCTCAATGTCCTTAGACAGGTTACACAAATTCATAATGCATGGGGCAAAGACCCCTAATAAAACATTaaacatataaataaaaaaagattccGAATGCAAAAAGAGAATTTCATTAAAGGAACCAAGAAGGTGCAAACAGTACACAAAACATAGAACTCTGCAAGAGTATACACTCAGAGAATTAAAAGATCAAATTACTGTACAATCTGTACCTAACTCACACTCGACCACTACAATGGATAACatgttcttttctcttttctttttcatttttttgtaaaattttcccTCTATAACAAGGGAATCTAACAACCTCCTTAAGCATGTTTATGGTAACTCAACATTAAGTTTGGCAGGGCTATAAATACAAACTCCTTTCACCAACATATTCGTATATCTAGTGCATTGAAACATACACAGACCATGACTCTTATATCTAACAAGAGAAATCCCTAACAGAAAACAAACTATGGAAGATATGAATATTAACTTATTAAGACGACAGAAATGAAAGAACACCTTTATACTGATATGAAAGGAAGTCTGATAAAAGAAGGGCCAAAAGAAAAGCAACCGATAACATGACTGCAACCAACAGTTTTTACTCCTTCAAGCAGCCACCAGCAATCTTGTATACAATTCTTTCTGgtaaattgaaaggaaactttGACACAGAAAAAAATTTGGAGAACTTGCGACAACGCGAATTTAGTATAAGGGAGCTGAAGTATGAAGAAGTAGAAAAGCGATCTTGACgactaaaataaataaacaaggaaaGGAAATGTATTAACGTAGTAAAGGGAACAAATTTAGATGGACTTAAAACTCGTCATATGTAAGAACTGGGAAATTAAGCTCGGGTGGCAAAAGAAAGCCACAAACTTAAAAATGCTCgcgacaaaaacaaaataactgaCCTAAAATGAGGCCACGCATTAAAGTGGAATCAGTTCCAGGCCCCCCATAATGAGAGCCTCTCGGTGTCCTGCTTTAAGACAACATGAGTTTTGTATAAGCCTTTGCATGTTTCAATAGAATCAAATGTGCCCAAGTTTAGAAATGTAATTACGGGAAGGAAATGAAGGTAACAACTGGAAGGACTGTAAAATCCGGCCTATCTTCAAGTGTACAACTGAGTACGTCAATCTTAGAACCTCTTTTGATAACTTATACTCCAAACCAATTTATGTGAAACCAACATTACTGCTTCCACTCTAAACGTACAAAACAACATGtaaacaaaacataagcatCAAGCACATACATCTATGAAAATGCTAAGCATCAGCCATTACACTGACCAACATCAAAGCACACCTTTCTGAAGCTGCTGGGTCCCCACTGGATTCTTAGTAGCAGCTGGCCCAATCCGCATTGCCCTGCTAGAGCAAAACATCCCATTCATCTCAGTCATAGCACGCTGTTGTTCACTTTCATCACCAAATCTGACAAACCCATAGCCCTTGGATCGACCAGTAGTCCTATCTGTGACAACTTTTGCACCCTTCACTGATGCGTAGACAGCTCTAAATGTCTCTTGCAGCAAGTAATCAGTAACATCTGCAGCCAAATCTCCAACAAAAATTGTATAGTCGTTACCATCATCCTGACGCCTCTCACCAGCACCAAGAGTGGCCCAGTTAAGGCGGAAATTCTGCTGAGTGCTTGGCATTGGAGTGCCGTTGTATGTCTGCAGAATTCGCTCTGCTACAGCACGAGATGCAAACTCAATGAAACCATAACCCTCTGGGAAACTTGTTAGCTTATTACGAATAACCTTTGCCGACAGCACCTGTCAATGGTCACTCATGGGTGAGGAACAACAGCAAATATAGGCTTCGtttaaaataacaaaacaaaatagatGCAATGCAGAGAGGAAAATGAACATAGTAGTACAACACAACCGACTAGATAGCGTATCCAACCAGTGTACAGATATTATTTACGCAACAATCCAGACATTTTCAAAAAGAGATGATCTTTCTGTATGCCACGCTAATGTTTCACACTTCAAAAAGCTTCCACTAACAAAACTACTTAAACATAAAAGCAcgcagaaaaataaaatgtagAAAACATAACTAGAACTGCAGATATCAATAAAAACCTCTATCAAGTCCCTAATTAACTAATATAAAGCGAACTACTCGGTCACTGCTCTTGCCAATAAGCCTGTGCATGGGCAGGCTTAttttccaaaaacaaaaatctatCTTCGTTTCAAAAAAACCATAAGATGTCGTACGAGGTAAATTGATTTTTGCCATTCAGTATGCAATACCCAATCAAAGAATATCACAAAAATTATCCCTAGATAACCTGTATACTTCTCCTTACATTCTCTAACCACCAGCTAAGGTAAACGTGGGTCCTTGCAAACAAGTGACACCTAGCATAAAAATCTTCACATTTCCTTGTGAATCCAATTAAGATTGCTCCAAACCCACATACTGATACTGCAAGAAGATCTCCAATTACGCAAGTCACGCATACCTACCATCTATAAAATCAAATTCTACAAATTTTCGAATTTCCCTATGAACCCAATTAAGATTGTTCCAAATCCACATATTGATACTGCACGAAGATCGCAAATTACGCAAGTCTCGCCCATCTAACATCTACAAAACCAAATTCTAGTATATATTACCTCGCCAGGAG includes the following:
- the LOC119988416 gene encoding polyadenylate-binding protein RBP45C-like isoform X2; the encoded protein is MMQQPTGVGRPPMAPQPQMGADQQAQQYAQQQQWMMMPPAPQQPVPPPAGWTPQSVPPPISQSQVQQYGAPQSAVGGGEVKSLWIGDLQQWMDESYLMNCFTPGEVLSAKVIRNKLTSFPEGYGFIEFASRAVAERILQTYNGTPMPSTQQNFRLNWATLGAGERRQDDGNDYTIFVGDLAADVTDYLLQETFRAVYASVKGAKVVTDRTTGRSKGYGFVRFGDESEQQRAMTEMNGMFCSSRAMRIGPAATKNPVGTQQLQKATYQSTQGSQGENDPNNTTIFVGGLDSSVTDDHLKSVFSQYGELVHVKIPPGKRCGFVQFANRACAEQALSMLNGVTLGGQNIRLSWGRSPLNKQPDQSQYGGGGGYYGYAQGYDAYGYAPPPQDPSMYYSGYPGYGNYQQPGAYQQSQQ
- the LOC119987772 gene encoding DEAD-box ATP-dependent RNA helicase 32, whose amino-acid sequence is MKKPKSSRSRKQTRLSEAEEIEFLNNWIESQKPDSGSNPMALLPPPRNGEGTSFPRYAGSIWFHRLPLSKKTKDGLRRGGFVSMEDVQRASLPHALCGRDILGAAQTGSGKTLAFIIPVLEKLYRERWGPEDGVGCIILSPLRELAAQLFDVLKAVGRFHNFSAGLLIGGRGEKFIDAEKEHVNELNILVCTPGRLLQHMDETENFDCSNLQVLVLDEADRILDKGFEKTVNAIISQLPKKRQTLLFSATQTKSVKDLARLSLKDPEYLSVHEESATATPSQLKQTAMIVPLDKKLDMLWSFIKAHAQSKILVFLSSCKQVKFVFEAFKKLRPGVPLKCLHGRMSQERRMGIYSQFCEQHSVLFSTDVVSRGLDFNKAIDWVVQMDCPEDVEAYIHRVGRTARRNAEGKSVLFLMPSEKKMLEKLEAAKIPIRLTKANTKRLQPVSGLLAALLVKHKDMQPLAQRAFITYLRSIHIQKDKEIFDLTQLPIDEFSASLGLPMTPKVRFLDRKMKSKELSGKSSLLELENSHKEHISQIPREELPIDDFTEEKLDMDFLLSKDTQNEVEGKANETGNYMPATRVLKKKKLKINVHRPVGTRVIFDEEGNTLPPLARVADTKAVNDSSMLDLDKKQEYYEKMKEELKQVDKEDKLVYRKRQRDKKIKEKMKLRKGIAEEEEDGENDNDLSGSEEGGTVGRRQKKPKKYFDSDSEDGHEENKKQMGIDAPSISLKQQEELALKLLSSMHS
- the LOC119988416 gene encoding polyadenylate-binding protein RBP45C-like isoform X1: MMQQPTGVGRPPMAPQPQMGADQQAQQYAQQQQWMMMPPAPQQPVPPPAGWTPQSVPPPISQSQVQQYGAPQSAVGGGEVKSLWIGDLQQWMDESYLMNCFTPGEVLSAKVIRNKLTSFPEGYGFIEFASRAVAERILQTYNGTPMPSTQQNFRLNWATLGAGERRQDDGNDYTIFVGDLAADVTDYLLQETFRAVYASVKGAKVVTDRTTGRSKGYGFVRFGDESEQQRAMTEMNGMFCSSRAMRIGPAATKNPVGTQQLQKATYQSTQGSQGENDPNNTTIFVGGLDSSVTDDHLKSVFSQYGELVHVKIPPGKRCGFVQFANRACAEQALSMLNGVTLGGQNIRLSWGRSPLNKQSQPDQSQYGGGGGYYGYAQGYDAYGYAPPPQDPSMYYSGYPGYGNYQQPGAYQQSQQ